In Panicum virgatum strain AP13 chromosome 5K, P.virgatum_v5, whole genome shotgun sequence, the genomic window CGTGGCCCGCGTCAACAACGGCACCTTCGCTGCTGCCCGGCCACGGTcctcgcggcgcgcgcgcggtggcAGCCGACcgcgcgtggccgcggcggccaccccaccgcgcgcggccccggcggccgACGCGTCGCGCGAGGCCGCCGTCAGCGGGAGCAGCGCCGCGCACGCGTGCTCCACGCCCGTGCCGCCGGACTCCAGCGCGCGGCAGAGGTGGGGCAccacggcgccggcctcctccgccaggAACCGGCACGCGGCGCCCGAGGACGCGAAGGCGGCCAGCACGGCGACGGCCCGCTCGCGGAAGGACGGAaggaggtcgccgccggcggagtcgagcagcgccgccaccgcggagaCGGCCGCCGTCGTTCTTCCACCAGCCACGGAGGGTGTCGAAGGAGCCGGCGGGGACACCGTCGTCGCCCATGTCGCCATACACCCC contains:
- the LOC120709636 gene encoding skin secretory protein xP2-like; translation: MATWATTVSPPAPSTPSVAGGRTTAAVSAVAALLDSAGGDLLPSFRERAVAVLAAFASSGAACRFLAEEAGAVVPHLCRALESGGTGVEHACAALLPLTAASRDASAAGAARGGVAAAATRGRLPPRARREDRGRAAAKVPLLTRATAPSWCANSARISASVIGERGRCTPAQETTSPPPTEGPRPAPPPAGQKAPRPPPRCVACGCWASAGVQGRRSTAQRALSASSAAGKKKQGRGVISFA